TCCAGAAGCCAGATGAGACGATTGTTCACGTCGGGGTTCGCGACGATGGCCTCGTCTGGGACGCCCTCCGCAAACCTTGAGTAATAACCATGCTCCTCCAGATGCGTGCAGAGATAGATCAGGTGGTCCTCGTCGCAGAGGCAAGGCGACTCGACCCCGCCCAGGGACCGGACGGTTGCCCTCGACATGACCTCATCTACCGGTATCCGCCAGGGCCTGAACTGGTGCGTCAGGCCCCAGTGAAGCTCAATCTTGGTTTTGCCTGTCGCAAGGTATGGCAGGTGGATGTGATGCTTCAGATAGAAGCGCGAGGGCAAAAGCCCGGGCGGGGGCGCGTAACCCAGCGTCGTGAGGATAGTTTCAGCACGCTCGAAATCATCGCTGGAGATGAGCAGGTCGAGGTCCGCGAATGGGCGCAGCGCCGGGTCGCCGTATAGCGTGAAGGCAAGGCTCGGCCCCTTGAGAGCGACAACGGGTACGCCCGCTTTGCTCGCGGCCACGGCAATTGCCTCAAGCTCTGAAAGCGCGTCGAGATTCACCTGCTTGGTCGCTTTGTAGTCGCCTGCAAGAGAATCCCTGAGGCTCGATCGTACTTCGCTGCTCAAGTACGCATATAGGGTGGGCAATAGTCCATGCTTGCGCCCGAGCGCAGCCAGCCATTGAGTCGTGAGCTCATCCTCAGGGGGTGCAGTAGGACCTCGCGTGGGGTCGGTTATCCAGCGACAGGCGGCAAGCAGGATGCGACACGCGTGATTGCGAGCCTTATTATCGCGCTCGGATGCAATGGTATATG
Above is a window of bacterium DNA encoding:
- a CDS encoding nucleotidyltransferase family protein; this translates as MKAGISDSRGPTVAETVNQHHVARRDARAILKRAYTIASERDNKARNHACRILLAACRWITDPTRGPTAPPEDELTTQWLAALGRKHGLLPTLYAYLSSEVRSSLRDSLAGDYKATKQVNLDALSELEAIAVAASKAGVPVVALKGPSLAFTLYGDPALRPFADLDLLISSDDFERAETILTTLGYAPPPGLLPSRFYLKHHIHLPYLATGKTKIELHWGLTHQFRPWRIPVDEVMSRATVRSLGGVESPCLCDEDHLIYLCTHLEEHGYYSRFAEGVPDEAIVANPDVNNRLIWLLDIALMLTQVGEELDWEATVDRARRWRVGGHVKSAMHLSQRLLGARAPAWVVKQLPGLRSFRFERAVAKYIALWPQHHTLYGATGPMRVHQFLLSRVFRMHPTLQFRPSRVFDLMRYIFSEGAVGSGGNGEPGWRRRAVLGAPFRLTRLLNMAMSIIAFYAKHKVLKIPRRGGDA